A window of Corallococcus macrosporus DSM 14697 contains these coding sequences:
- a CDS encoding head morphogenesis protein codes for MCTAPADGLLLLHEARAMADTLLGDVLRLPVAKALDVGTAAGMDRAVALLAARLRRAVGRADVDAIREAVAILDVDWRATTAAQRRRLVAQALEAAGRQTVVIPSRIQSPLGDAAEEVVASTRSHARREQGLAIAARFNAVDRRVAQHIVRTQGNFVRDEYGRRLDTFGAEARQLVAEGLEAGLGRSDIAESLERAARGALIERAPFYWEVVASHFIGQGRSFSQMSSYAEAGIRSYRIEAVLDEATTQVCRFLHGRTFSVGEALQRFERVESLERPEDVKQELPWVRERLDADTGRAFLYVNRGSQEMRLAEVLRSAAGTRDEVGEFRTLASDRQLADAGVGFPPYHGLCRTTTLAVT; via the coding sequence ATGGCCTCCTCCTCCTGCACGAGGCGCGGGCGATGGCGGACACCCTCCTTGGAGACGTCCTGCGGCTGCCGGTGGCCAAGGCCCTGGACGTTGGCACCGCCGCGGGCATGGACCGGGCCGTGGCCCTGCTCGCCGCGCGCCTCCGCCGCGCCGTCGGGCGCGCGGACGTGGATGCCATTAGAGAGGCGGTGGCCATCCTCGACGTGGACTGGAGGGCGACGACGGCGGCCCAGCGCAGGCGTCTCGTCGCCCAAGCCCTGGAGGCAGCCGGCCGGCAGACAGTCGTCATCCCGTCCCGCATCCAGTCGCCCCTCGGTGACGCGGCCGAGGAGGTGGTGGCGTCCACCCGCAGCCACGCCCGGCGGGAGCAGGGGCTCGCCATCGCCGCCCGATTCAACGCCGTGGACAGGCGCGTGGCCCAACACATCGTCCGCACCCAGGGCAACTTCGTGCGGGACGAGTACGGACGCAGGTTGGACACCTTCGGCGCGGAGGCCCGGCAGCTCGTGGCCGAAGGACTGGAGGCAGGCCTGGGGAGAAGCGACATCGCCGAGTCCCTGGAGCGGGCCGCGCGTGGCGCCCTCATCGAGCGGGCCCCCTTCTACTGGGAGGTGGTGGCGAGCCACTTCATCGGCCAGGGGCGCTCCTTCAGTCAGATGAGCAGCTACGCCGAGGCCGGCATCCGCAGCTACCGCATTGAGGCTGTCCTCGACGAGGCCACCACCCAGGTGTGCCGCTTCCTCCACGGGCGGACATTCTCCGTGGGAGAAGCCCTCCAACGCTTCGAGCGCGTCGAGTCGCTCGAGCGCCCAGAGGATGTGAAGCAGGAGCTGCCTTGGGTGCGCGAGCGCCTGGACGCGGACACCGGTCGCGCGTTCCTCTACGTCAATCGGGGGAGCCAGGAGATGCGCCTGGCCGAAGTGCTCCGCTCCGCCGCTGGCACCCGAGACGAAGTCGGCGAGTTCCGCACCCTCGCTTCTGACAGGCAGCTCGCGGACGCCGGCGTGGGCTTCCCGCCTTACCACGGCCTCTGCCGCACCACGACACTCGCCGTCACTTAG